The Branchiostoma lanceolatum isolate klBraLanc5 chromosome 1, klBraLanc5.hap2, whole genome shotgun sequence genomic sequence TTTATACATTATGTAAGTATGAAACTTAACAAGACTGACATATTCTCCATACTATTACTTGTACAAGGAACAGTATGTCATCAGAAATGAAAATGGCAATATTAGAATATAGGCTACAATTTACATCTATATTTAGGCAATGAAGTTGTGGTGAGATATGCTTTACCAGGATGTGGCTATTGTCTGGAGACTTTCCAGCATACAGGATTGTTGTGGGGGTGAGTCGCACAGACGGCTGAAAAACAAGAACTAACGTCAGAAAAAATGACGCATTCTGTATACTCTTAAATATCTTAACTTAAGGCTACATAGGCCTGATTTGCTAGGTGACAGTGACTGACACTCAAGGACAAGGCTAAACGTTCCGTACCAGTTGGACTGGTCAGCAAGtggtgcttgaaccacactTTTATAGAACATTAAGTTTATATCAATCCTTTGAAATGTTGGGATAAGAGTTTagcaaaatattttcttaacattcTACTATTGCCTTAACATTTGTAATAAAAATGTTcacctttttcaaaatcagacatttggtttttcatgttgttgttttcatggccaatctttgttgttgtttgtttttcttatttcacaaaaatatttcaagttaAAGTTTGCGTTCTCAGACAGTacttcgattttttttttcaatccgtGTTTTCCATGTGCAACTGTGTAGACTACACGATACCTGATAGTCTCAGCGGAGTCGTAAGAAAACTGGTTTGACGTCAATAGGGTTGCAGGGACACGAAGGACAACCGGTATCAGTGACAAGTGACTCACGCAAACTAAATAGTTCTGACCTCAGCTTACCCGAGGATTCCTTTGTCTAGCGGTAATGGTTGGGAAACAACAAtgtcgaaagaaaaaaatggttgtCACGGCCTTATGAAGTTATCCGAAAGTTGTATAGTTGGTATTtttgggagaaaaaaatgttgattcGGAAAGCACTGTGAAGCAGACAAGACTCGGCCCGGGGTATAATTTTTGGTCAGGAAATCTAGTATTAAAGAAGACACTATGTCGTTACCTTCTCTGCAGCTACATCGATGGCGCTCTGGTTGTAGAAGGAGATGACAGATCTGGCAGACACAGACTTGTCTCGGGGTTGAGGAACGTAAGGTATACCGCTGCAACGTGGTCGGCAGAAGAACAAAACGGCAGGGCAAAGCTCCAGGCTACCGGCCGGGTGGTGGGGAGGGCAAACGAAGAGCGACTTTCCGACGGTACGAAGCATGGTGGACCACGcatttggggtcaacactttTAAAAGAAACTAACAAAGGTCTTATGAGAAAAATTCTGTCCAGTTGCAGTTTAAATTGTTCAGTTTTCTCCGGTAAGGATGCCCCATCCTCACCTTTCCACTCCTTCAAAAGTGGCCTTCCTCTCCACGGACCCTCTTCGCCTAAATAACAAGCATGTACGCATGCGTTCTGACCTTCGTATGAACTCACCCGATTCGAACAGACCAATCGAGTGAAAGTGCTAATTATCTATGACCAATCAAAACGCTTCGTTTGTAATAAATGTTTAAATGCGGAAAGGTTCTGGGAAAGATTGCATCATTCAGTTTTCATTCCAGGTTGACTGGTTCAGCCGGTCCGAGGGTATCCCCGTAGCAGGCTTCGGGCGAAGGATTTCGTATTGCCGTTTGTTGCGGATTACGCGCTGTTATCCGATTTGTAACGTTTCTAATGACTTAAGATTTTTAAATAGCTAACCACAAGACTGCACCTGGTAAAGAAAACCACGGAAAGCAATATATAATGGCGAAAATATTTACTACATCCAGGAGCCTGAAATTGAGGCTATCCCTAGAGTCATTGCGGATACATGCGGCATTTGCAAACTGACGTGTAGACTTAACTGTGACCTCATTCATTCATCTGACATTCTTCATCAAACCAAGACTCAGTGAAAcgggtacatgtatcatggcgAAGCAAGGCATTTTAATCAAAGACTTGGCcccaaatacatcacaaaatttatACGCAAACTATTGTAAAATTTTGACTTACTGACGTTTTCACAAAAATATGCACAACCGTCAAAACACGTAATACTGAGCTGGCGCCGTATGGATAACGTGAATTCAAATGCAACACGATTACAATACAACAAATGATTTAAGTCAAGTTCAAAAGTTTTCTTATTTACAATTGACAAATGCCCGCATTCGAAACATAGAATCGTACTTGCACATCATTTCTCCACTTACGTTTCAATGAGTACGTTTCTCGGCTGTCAACAATAAAATACCGAACACGAAAATTTCCACATATCAATTTACAATTGAATAGAACACGTAAAGTTTTAACTTTAAAAATGAGAACTAAGACTGAAGACACCCCGGGTCCGTATAAAATATATTTCACATTGGCTACCAATACACCGACATATACTTTGCAAGAACAAAATTAAGTCAAAAGTAATTCTTCATACAGCAATTTCAGAGCAGCAGAATTTTCCATTGATGTCAAACTGTCGGTCCAACAAAGAACTACAAAGCATCATGCAAAATAAACGAATAGCAGCCACAAGTCGAACATAGGATTTTAAAGAGTACAAACAAAAAGCACAATCCTATCACTATGAAGATAAAGCCACATGTTTACAGGTACAAAACAGAGCTGCCTATCGGGCTAAACGTTTTAGCCGATGAATTTGGTCGTATCACTGGCTTAAGAATTGTCAACTTTCAGCCAATCACAACGCCATATGGAGTATGATTGGCCAATGAGAATGCAGGACAGATTTAGTCGCAGCCCATCCACCACTTGGCCACACTGCGGGGGTAGCCGAAGTACACCCTTCCCGAGCGGGTCAGTCTGTAGTAGTTGTCCCCTTCGAAGACGTAGTTGCGTCCgttggagtagagtagagctgCATCAAGACGGTCGGGGAACTTACGGCCCCACTTCGAGATGTCCTTGGGATAACCTTGGTCCACGCCCGTGCGCGTGGCGTAACGGACGTATCTATCACCTGGGCAAACGTAAAAATTTTTGCTTAGTTTCACACGTTTCTACTTGCTGCAAGTATCAGTGATTTCGAGTCATTTTACCACTGAGCGACATGTTTCTAGGTATACCGTGGTATTTGCATTTTCTTTGCTTGACCTTCTCCTTCCTTTTTAACTtcgaaaaagtttttttttcacagagtATTAcacactgtaacgttacatataaatCTACAAGCCAATGTCACGAGGAAACATGTCAGTAACTTGTCAGAAAACAGGGACAAATTATATAGAATGTTACGATCTTTCCTCGCAGCATATGCCGCTAGGAAATTAACCAGACCATCCTATATCATCATCCATCACTTTGTCGCATGGCTACTTCGAGcatatgaagtaaaagaaaactccaTGTACAGAGATTGCTAAGTACAGACTAGCTACTTTGACACGTCTTTGATATCGTCTTTTAATTATATTTCTTACCTTTGAAGAAGTATGTGACCGCTGCTCTGCCCCTGCCGAAGATAGAGCCACGTCCGCGCTTGAAGTACATGGCGGCGTCGATGTCGCCGGGGAGACCCCAGTTCGAGATGTCCTTCGGGTACCCGTCGTCCATCTTGGCGTTCTCAAACCGCCAATACTCGTCACCCTAAAAAACGTTTATAAAGATAAACATCGATGAAGAAAGGTAACTGAGCCATTGCAGTGTGGTGAGGCATGGTGTGCTTTTTCAAATACTAAGTAGCTACTAGTAGCAGTGCAATGACTCCACTGGCTACGCTACGACTCAACTTaagttttcagccaagcacaccgggtcacccctactctctTGAATAAGTGTATTGAGTTCTTTTACGAACACCTTCGACACAGGATAAATATCAGCAAATACAATTCATAATTGTAACATATGATACAGCacaacactttaaaaaaactacTAAATCTTTTTTAAAGTAGATTGTCCAGAAAATTGCAGACACGTTACCTTAAGTTAACGTAACCTTACTTTATGTGCTATTATATGATTTCTTGAATTGATTTGCTGGATGATGCTTTATATACAGTTCCgttattttgaataaaataaaaaccaaaaagaaaagaatttacCTTAAAGAAGTAAGTCTTGCCAGTCGGCCAGTTGAGCGCAGCGTCAATGTTGTCGGGCAGTCCGTCCCAAGCGTCGGCGATCAGCTGAGGGTAGCCCGGGTCCGCACCGCGAGAGTTCAGTCGCCAGAAGTACTTTCCTGGAACGAGGAAACTTGTGTGTCACCGGAAGAACCACGAAATTTAAGAAAAACCCTTAACTGAGTTTTAACAAGAATTAATATAACGTCCTGACGATTATTTATATGTGGCCAATGTATTCTGCGTCTAAAATGGGCACTTCGAACAAAAATCAGCTCACTGGAACTTGAAAACAACCACAGAAGGTttatttaatttaatttaacaTCTAACGTTAACTTTTAGGCGAAAAAATGGGGTACCAATGTATGTATATGCGTATGTTCAAGTGAACTCTTAACTTCTTATGAAAATATTCTATGGGCGTGTCATTTTTGCCAATGCTTACCTCTGAAAACAAACGTGGTCTCGTTCTTCAGCGTGGTTATAGCGTCGATGGGTGCGCCGCTGCAGGTGTCCGCATCGTCCGGGCCGGGAGTTGTAGTGGCCGGCTGAGTGGTTGTGGGTTCTGCCGTTGTCGTCGTCGTGGTTTCGGGGGCTTCTGTGGTTGTGGGTTCGGGGGCATTCGTGGTTGTGGGTTCGGGGGCATTCGTGGTTGTGGGTTCGGGGGCACTCGGAGTAGTTGTGGGTTCGGGAGCTGCTGTTGTGGTCGGCTCTGGCGTTGTGGTTGGGGCTTGTGTTGTAGCTAACGTGGAAGTCGGCTCTGGCATCCTAGGAGTGCTGACGGTAGTTGATGCGTCCCCCAAGGTTGTGTCTTCGACAAAAGCTATTAGAAAGAAATTCTACAGCTCAGACCAGCATCTTATGACACATAGAGAGAATAcataaatcaatcaaacttgATAAATGTGATGTTGAACATCCAATGAAATAAGACTGAAATAAATCTAATTACCTGTTGTTAGCTCCTCTCCCTGAGTGGTGGTGTCTTGTCCCTGAGTTGTAGCAGCCTCAGTTGTCACGTTACCCAGGGTAGGTGCAACAGTCGAAGGTATGCCTGCATGTTCAGAATGAAAATTACATATAgttaaaatttttcaaaaatcatcaCCCAATATCCGTTATATTCCGagttatttgccatacattgtaactgatgcaattgttgtgcaataaactttgacttgactatcaTCCATTTTTGCTTAAATCAAGTTTCAAGTTGTGGCAACGTGTATGCACtagtgttttattgtttatcGTTTAACTAGTTTTCGATACTCACCATAAAGTTCCTGGACGCCGTTGATGTCGTCTACATGGAGCTGCAGTTCAGGAGAATACCGGTAGAAGGGGGCCATGAGCGCATCCTCGATGTTGGAGTGTCCCAGGCCGAGGGCGTGGCCGAACTCGTGAGCCGCCACGGTCATCATGTCCACAGCAGTGGTAAATTCTGCagagaacaaaatagaaaaagatGAGTGCTAAATCTTCTAAAAAGACTTGTCGTGGTTTGGTTTGTATCTGCTGTTCTTGCTTGGTCCATAAGACAGTGAATATCATTGAACATCATATTTGCTTGTAGACTCTTTCGCATCTTTTTTCTAGTTCAGGCTCCAATGTTTTCCCTGCGCCTTGCAGAACAATCTCTCAAAAATTAGAATGCtaacagtgattttttttcttgttgcttttACGCTTTGCAGTAAAATTGATGTCTGTCTCATGTATTCTTAAAACAACTGTACATTTAAACAAATTTCATCACCAGGTAGATTGATTGACAGTCCTACCTCCAGGTGTCACGATGTTGAAAACCTCCGCCTCGTCGAAGTGGGTGTCTCCCCCGATCCCGTCCCCAGGGAAGAAGGCGTGGCCCAGGGTCCCGCCATTACCGTCGAACGGCGAGCCGTCGCCATGGTCACCGGACAAGAACTGGATGACGATGTCTGCCTCGTCGTCAGGGGCAACGAGGGTGAAGGTCAAGGGTGTGACCTGAGCCCACAACTGTAAAAGTCATAAAGATGAGATCGTGACGTTAAGTTAGAGATGACATCATATGCATACGAAAGTGGATCAAGACTGACTGTGCATCATGATaagtagcctccttagcagactTTTTGGGTGCGGTCGACATTCATTTTTGgagggagcgctgatttgcgattttcagcATGGGCCAGGTTCTCCAATGCACGGAAACGATCTCTTCGGCATATGAGAACCTGGCATATgatgaaaatcgcaaatcagcgctctCCCCAAAGAGTAAACACCGGCCGTCACCTAACGTTAGAAGGTCTGCACTAGGAGGAGGCTGAGTAGTAAGTTCCTTCTTTTCGTTTATAGGCAGTCAGTCAGTCTAAATGTACACATTACAGCTAGCACAATCATGACAGAATCCCAGTCCAACTTTTTGGAGAAACACGAACGTATGAAGCTGATCATCGCACAACAGCAAGCTACGGCATGATGTATTTATACTCACGCCCAGTGCCTTGGCGATGGCGTCCTTCTGCTCCTCCTCCTTGAGGTCTGGAGAGAAGTTCTTGAAGTTGTAGGTGAGGTCGTTGTGGTCCCACTTGTTCCCCAGCACGAAGTTGGCCACGCGGACGTCCCTAACCCCGCAGCGGCGCATGTTCATCATGTCCAGGGTCGGCTCGTCGATCTCACCTGGGGAGAAATAAGATCAATTAAATTTGTGCAATGCATAATGCCAAAGtgggtagagtgctcgccttgccATTTgttggtaggtcgtgagttcgatccctggCCAAGTCACACCAAGTTTAAAAGTCATACAAGACATACATACTGCTAAGCATTCAGTATATATGGGAATATATGGGAAAGAGTATGTGAGTTGAAGACACACTCCAGTGTCATTGGACTAGTCCCCTGTTGTAATGATTGccgtgtggcccaaggactatTGAAGCGGAGTTGGGCGTCGtcctatgcaccgtctggtgtgGGAAGGGCTTAAACTAACTTTTAGCTTGAATTTATGTGTTCTAGTTGGAGTTTAAAAACTTCCAAGGACTTGTAGAAAATTTTCAATCCTACTAGTCTTCATTAGGTTCTCTGAAACGTGACGTCCTGgaaaacatgacgtcacaggtgTGAGACAGATTACAGTAAATGACTTACATGTGACGTCGAGCCCAGCGAACTTCTGGAACTTGCACACGGCCTCTGTCATGCTGGTGGTCATGTCGCTGGCGGAGCGGACCTTCGCCATCTCCTCGCCGCCCTCGTACCATCCGAACTGATCCAGATATTTCTGGGGAACACAGAAGTATGGAGATTACTACAATTGTAACCTAAAGGGGTACAAATCATATCATAATTTTGTTTCGTTCGTTAAGACCCTTGTAGCGCCTTTACGTAGTACcacataaggcagcaagtttgcttgctgtttcagtagcaggtacATTCTtatagggaggggttgctattCCCATTTAATGTTcacaaggcacctcctcgaaaacggaacccccattttacgtcccttccgaaaagacggtgcagccccaaccgagatgtcctgaccccggttcagttaccaactacatgtaattaaaaccaggagctcaactgtggggccgctaccagttgagccaaaGTGACATTTCTCATACCATATACTACTTCACCATCTTGtatttagatagatagattagcATAATAGAACTTTATTTATGTACCAgcggatgccatactttgtaccttgtacaattgttgtgcaatagagttattatattatatcatatgtaGTGCAGCAAAAAACTGATGGGCGAACATTCTTACCACAGCCATAGTGACGTTGGGAACGTTTTGACGCTCTTCCTCCAGGACTGGGTCGACTTGCTCGAGACCCAGGGGCTGCCCCACGTAGTACTTCTCCAGTAGGAAATCCTCGTGAACGTTACCGAAGTCTCCCGGCTCCGTTGGTCCGAATTCTGAGACAACACAGTAGACAAAGAGTTTGTCTTGACGCCCAAAAGCAAACGAGTAATGTCAACCTTATGTCGCAAAGAGCTTGAACATGTACGCCAATTataagtaacagttactcaagcaactggatattatTTTGGAGTTACTTGTAGCTGcttgcagttgcttgagtaactgctatttggcgtatcttattacttggatgtctaaacttcatcgacGTAGCTTGAACATATCATATCTCTGTCTGTAGTGCGACCTCACAGCACAAGTGACAGTTCTACTAAACGTCATGAcgatttgcaataaaaaagataAGTACACAAATCTCTCTGCAAAGGAGTTCAATTGTCAGCATACCTTCTCCCTGATCTTCCTCCTCATCCTCTTCTTCAGGCATGTCCTCCCTGCCTCTCCCCCGGCCCCGGCCGTGCCCACGGCCTCCGCCTCGGCCCTTGCCTTTCCCTTTCCCTTTGCCGCGGCCTCGGCCTGGGCGCCCGCCCTCCTCCTCGTCTTCATCTCCGTCCATCTCCCACTCCATCCTGCCGTCATCCTCTTCCAGGTCGTCATCTTCTTCATCCTCACGACTGTTGATAAAGAACGAAATTGTATGTCTACTGATTAAACACCTCATTATTAGTTCAGCATACATGAAAGGCCATCATCGGAAAACTTGCATGAGTAGTTTGAATGTTTTGCGCACTTTAAAGTCTACTTCAGAGTATGAACCAAAGACTTCAACCTCAAAGGAGCCCCAGATAGCAGCCTCAGTCTTTTTGACATTTTGCTGGCACTTTATATAAACTGGGACAATTGGCAACTTGTGGTCATGATATTACAACAGAATACGCAACCGATAGTACTCTAAATCATTTCGACTCCTCCTTTGGACTTCCAGAAATTGAGCGAAAGGAAAGATCAAGAAATGAAAGGTTTATCGTGCTAAGATTGACTAGAAGTGAAGAGTCAGCGTACCTGATCTTGCCACTATTCCCGCCAGGCCCGCCGTCCTCGCGACTGTGCCCGTGGCGGCCGTGACCGTGGCCCGGGCGGTGCCGTCCGTCCTTCCGTTTCGGCGGCCTTGCCGAACCTGGAGCCAGCAGCGCCAGCACGCACAGCAGAACGAATAGGAACGCCAACCTCATGTTTCAGCTCGAGAACTTTGAACAGACTAGAACAAGCGATGCACACGCTGTCGAAATGGACGAAGGCAAACTGGGGAATGACTCTGAAGAGAGCGAACTTCAGACGACAACTTCCTAGCCGCACCGAGAAGGGAAGACTGACTTCGCTCACAAACTCGGGTTCTTTTATACACATCTCTCCCATTTCCGGTCTTTGTCTTGGTCTCAAGCTTCCTGTTTTTCAATCACGCGGGATGTTTTGCTCCAGGTTTATCAGATTTAATTGTGAGCGGCTCAGATTTGCCCGGTCATAGTGCGGAGGCGGGTCCATCTTACGTCACTTCACAACAAGCGGTCCATCTTGGAAATCCCCTTCTGCGTCGTGGACGGTACCACCTGGAAAATGTGGAGGGACTCAGTTAGTAAACTTAGTACAGTCGCCTACTCAATTGTATAAACGCAACATTCGTTTTAGCAGAGTAGAATAAATTGCATATATTTAACACTTTAAAGGCATTCTGTCGTAACTGTATCAACTGAACTCTCATCTACAGAAAGTGCATTAAGCTTGTTTCCTTTCTCAATGGTCTAACCTACAGTCCATGTGACCGTTTCCCGATGAATGTAAATACGACCAAAAAGTACTCgtagaaatcattctttttCTTGTCTTAGCCAAAGCGAGGAGCGCAACATAGAACGAAGATCATTCAAAACGCCAATTTTGTCTTCGTAAAAGATGTCAACTTGGTTTTTGTCCGTATTTCAGAGCCAAAAACTGGATCTTCTGTACACCTGATGTGTACGTGAGTCACCTGAAGAAACCTGATCTTGAGCACACATGGAGGACGTTAACCTGCAAGGCGTCTTGGAAGCCCAGGCAGGGTGCGGGTGCACCTGCGGTAACGCAGCTTCGCGTCTTACTCATGCACGGCCGCATTGTTTTTGATTACCTGAAAATTGTTGAATTCGCATTACGGAACATCAATGTGAACAGTCACAATTTGATAGCTCGAATCCTCGATGACTGGTATGGAATGGCCTGAGGTAACAGCACCATGTGTACAAACGATCTTGATTGAAATTAGTTGGAGGCGTGGCACTTGTGGACGCCCAAAGATATATAACATTGACGTCATCTCGTGATGGTGACTGAGGGGCGTTTCCCATAGAAAGTTAGGGACACTGTATGTCATGAATCGTGGACGAAATGTTGGCTGGAAATTTGCATTAAATTTACAGGTCCCAAttattttgtatgaaaatttTCAAACCAGAACGCAGAATCTTAAGGTTAAGATTTAGTTTTGGAAGGGTCACTCCGTATATCCGACAGAAAGCAGTAGAATATCGAGAAATGTAAAGAAATTATGCTCCTAcgatacaaaaatatattatagaattgaaatgaaagaaaCGGAACAAGATCGACTAAATTTTTCTCCTGACCCTGTTTGGACACTGGCATCACTTCTAACAAAACgcgaggtactgtaaatgcatttaagttcgcgtggtttttatttcgcggttgGGAGACAATTAAGTGTTCGCTGTGGTCTTAATTTcgcgtttgaaataatagtagcgctacagtcataggtggtgggcaaaaagtttcgcggtggttttaagttaacgCTTAAacttcaccgcgaaaaccgcgaacataaaaccaccgcgaacatttctgcatttacagtaatccacAATTCCCTGCGAACGACGGGGTACCGTTTCTGAGATGTCTGCCctataaaccaaggaggtttacctAACTAAGCCTTTCAAGATGAGTTTACGTTGAACTTGAGCCATGTTGAATATGGTTTTGCGTGCATCTGTTTCGACTGAAGTTCGTATGTCTTGGCTGTCGTGACGACAATTTGCCTAAggcattttttttatacatactTGGTTTCGGAAGACGGA encodes the following:
- the LOC136448066 gene encoding stromelysin-1-like, which encodes MRLAFLFVLLCVLALLAPGSARPPKRKDGRHRPGHGHGRHGHSREDGGPGGNSGKISREDEEDDDLEEDDGRMEWEMDGDEDEEEGGRPGRGRGKGKGKGKGRGGGRGHGRGRGRGREDMPEEEDEEEDQGEEFGPTEPGDFGNVHEDFLLEKYYVGQPLGLEQVDPVLEEERQNVPNVTMAVKYLDQFGWYEGGEEMAKVRSASDMTTSMTEAVCKFQKFAGLDVTCEIDEPTLDMMNMRRCGVRDVRVANFVLGNKWDHNDLTYNFKNFSPDLKEEEQKDAIAKALGLWAQVTPLTFTLVAPDDEADIVIQFLSGDHGDGSPFDGNGGTLGHAFFPGDGIGGDTHFDEAEVFNIVTPGEFTTAVDMMTVAAHEFGHALGLGHSNIEDALMAPFYRYSPELQLHVDDINGVQELYGIPSTVAPTLGNVTTEAATTQGQDTTTQGEELTTAFVEDTTLGDASTTVSTPRMPEPTSTLATTQAPTTTPEPTTTAAPEPTTTPSAPEPTTTNAPEPTTTNAPEPTTTEAPETTTTTTAEPTTTQPATTTPGPDDADTCSGAPIDAITTLKNETTFVFRGKYFWRLNSRGADPGYPQLIADAWDGLPDNIDAALNWPTGKTYFFKGDEYWRFENAKMDDGYPKDISNWGLPGDIDAAMYFKRGRGSIFGRGRAAVTYFFKGDRYVRYATRTGVDQGYPKDISKWGRKFPDRLDAALLYSNGRNYVFEGDNYYRLTRSGRVYFGYPRSVAKWWMGCD